Proteins from a single region of Streptomyces spectabilis:
- a CDS encoding SSI family serine proteinase inhibitor produces the protein MSSTSPTSSMSSMSGVLMPRRVLLTLALAAGLTSVGPTAQAEAPQYRLTVTAGDSGGPDADGTFELRCHLAGGTHRDPSGACARLDELTTPGSDPFAPVPQDAQCTMQYSGPATAHITGTWAGRPVDAAFDRSNGCEIARWNGLVPVLPATSTP, from the coding sequence ATGTCGTCCACGTCGCCTACGTCATCCATGTCGTCCATGTCGGGAGTGCTCATGCCGCGCCGCGTTCTTCTCACCCTGGCCCTGGCCGCAGGGCTCACCTCCGTCGGCCCCACCGCCCAGGCCGAGGCACCTCAGTACCGGCTCACCGTGACCGCCGGCGATTCCGGCGGCCCCGACGCCGATGGCACCTTCGAGCTGCGCTGTCACCTCGCCGGTGGCACCCACCGCGATCCCAGCGGGGCCTGCGCCAGGCTGGACGAGCTGACCACCCCGGGCTCCGATCCCTTCGCGCCGGTACCGCAAGACGCGCAGTGCACCATGCAGTACAGCGGTCCGGCCACCGCCCACATCACGGGAACCTGGGCCGGCCGCCCCGTGGACGCCGCCTTCGACCGGTCCAACGGATGTGAGATCGCACGCTGGAACGGTCTGGTGCCGGTACTCCCGGCCACGAGCACCCCCTAG
- a CDS encoding sensor histidine kinase, translating into MQVRSVWSVPVQRIVFAVLAAGVAVSGSVAGHVYHPEGWEPFDAWAYLLTALVALPLAWCRSAPVVALAVSCTSYVGYLALGYQPSLNWWAPMIALVSVAALREPRVSSAASVLTGAVILYNGVCGRLPVLLVVAQGILIPAIGLAFGYAMRLVTQRNRELRRLSAQLANEQAAHARNAVLGERVRIARELHDVVAHHLSAISVQAGLAAYVFHTDGATARSALSAVADSSREALDELRRLLSMLRVDDRCDDVEGGAPRHAPPGLSRVGELAERLKAANVNVTVHTQGTVRKLALGPDLCAYRVVQEALTNVVKHAAPTSAYVHITYEPEHVMVAVLDDGRSPGGSHEPAISAPKSGYGLIGMRERANLCGGSLSAGPRRKGGYEVRLTLPTSAAPTVSDAPDGGGP; encoded by the coding sequence ATGCAGGTGAGATCGGTATGGTCCGTGCCCGTTCAGCGGATCGTCTTCGCCGTGCTCGCCGCCGGGGTCGCGGTGAGCGGAAGCGTCGCGGGGCACGTGTACCACCCCGAGGGGTGGGAGCCGTTCGACGCGTGGGCGTATCTGCTCACCGCTCTGGTCGCGCTGCCCCTGGCGTGGTGCCGCTCGGCACCGGTGGTGGCCCTCGCCGTCTCCTGTACGTCGTACGTCGGATATCTCGCGCTCGGCTACCAGCCCTCGCTGAACTGGTGGGCTCCGATGATCGCCCTGGTGAGCGTGGCCGCGTTGCGCGAGCCGCGCGTGTCGTCGGCCGCGTCGGTGCTGACCGGTGCCGTGATCCTCTACAACGGGGTGTGCGGGCGCCTCCCCGTCCTCTTGGTCGTCGCCCAGGGGATTCTCATCCCGGCGATCGGCCTGGCCTTCGGGTACGCGATGCGCCTGGTCACGCAGCGCAATCGTGAACTGCGGCGGTTGAGCGCCCAGTTGGCGAACGAGCAGGCAGCGCACGCGCGCAACGCCGTCCTTGGCGAGCGGGTCCGCATCGCCCGCGAACTGCACGACGTCGTCGCCCACCACCTGTCGGCCATCTCCGTGCAAGCCGGCCTGGCCGCGTACGTCTTCCACACCGACGGAGCGACGGCACGGTCGGCCCTGTCCGCCGTGGCGGACTCCAGCCGGGAGGCCCTGGACGAGCTGCGGCGCCTGTTGTCGATGCTGCGCGTGGACGACCGCTGTGACGACGTGGAGGGCGGTGCGCCCCGGCACGCTCCGCCCGGACTCAGCCGGGTCGGCGAACTCGCCGAACGGCTCAAGGCGGCCAACGTGAACGTCACCGTCCACACCCAGGGCACCGTCCGAAAGCTGGCCCTGGGCCCGGACCTGTGCGCGTACCGCGTCGTCCAGGAGGCGTTGACCAACGTGGTCAAGCACGCGGCGCCCACCAGCGCGTACGTGCACATCACCTATGAGCCGGAGCACGTGATGGTCGCCGTGCTCGACGACGGAAGGTCGCCCGGTGGCAGCCATGAACCGGCCATTTCGGCACCGAAGAGCGGCTACGGCTTGATCGGGATGCGGGAACGGGCAAACCTCTGTGGGGGTTCGCTGTCCGCCGGGCCGCGGCGTAAAGGGGGGTACGAAGTCCGGCTCACCCTTCCGACCAGCGCCGCGCCGACAGTGTCTGACGCACCGGACGGCGGCGGACCGTAA
- a CDS encoding DUF4232 domain-containing protein yields MKHTRVTALAAVSLAATLSLTACGGDDAKKDSSSKGSSSSSSSSSSSSSASSGGGSKSESGSEAGDAKTGSGGDTGAGTAAKGATKTGGKVTFCRTADLAVDAADAAPDAQSGRIDITMVNRGSTTCSATGFAGVDIKDADNTSSPIERGPAQPRVTTLKPGDAAVFNLAYDIDTTGDSLASPTDILVTPPNETHSVNLKWPAGAGDIKGAYTDVQVYPTHTTD; encoded by the coding sequence GTGAAGCACACCCGAGTCACCGCTCTCGCCGCCGTCAGCCTCGCCGCCACCCTCTCGCTCACCGCCTGTGGCGGCGACGACGCGAAGAAGGACTCTTCCTCCAAGGGCTCCTCGTCCTCGTCGTCTTCCTCTTCCTCTTCCTCATCTGCGTCCTCGGGCGGCGGCTCGAAGTCGGAGAGCGGCTCGGAGGCAGGCGACGCGAAGACGGGTTCCGGTGGGGACACCGGGGCCGGGACGGCCGCGAAGGGCGCGACGAAGACCGGCGGCAAGGTCACCTTCTGCAGGACGGCGGACCTGGCTGTCGACGCCGCGGACGCCGCACCCGACGCGCAGTCCGGCAGGATCGACATCACCATGGTCAACCGGGGTTCGACCACCTGCTCGGCGACGGGCTTCGCGGGCGTCGACATCAAGGACGCCGACAACACCTCCAGCCCCATCGAGCGCGGCCCGGCCCAGCCGCGCGTCACCACCCTGAAGCCCGGCGACGCCGCCGTCTTCAACCTCGCCTACGACATCGACACCACCGGCGACAGCCTCGCGTCCCCGACCGACATCCTGGTGACGCCCCCGAACGAGACCCACAGCGTGAACCTGAAGTGGCCCGCGGGCGCCGGAGACATCAAGGGCGCCTACACCGACGTTCAGGTCTACCCCACCCACACGACCGACTAG
- a CDS encoding endo-beta-N-acetylglucosaminidase H: MFTLVRSRVRTAALALSAVAALAFGATTSTGAVAAPAPAPAKQGPTSVAYVEVNDNSMLNVGKYTLAKGGGNVFDVAVIFAANINYDTTKKAAYLHFNENVQRVLDNAATQIRPLQQKGIKVVLSVLGNHQGAGFANFPTKQAASAFAKQLSDTVAKYGLDGIDFDDEYAEYGNNGTGQPNASSFVHLVTALRANMPNKIISLYNIGPAASRLSYGGVNISSKFDYAWNPYYGTWQVPGIALPKSKLSPAAVEIGRTSQSTSAALARRTVSEGYGVYLTYNLNGADRSAEVSAFTRELYGSDAVYTP; the protein is encoded by the coding sequence ATGTTCACTCTGGTACGGAGCAGAGTGCGGACGGCCGCGCTCGCGCTCTCGGCAGTCGCGGCCCTCGCCTTCGGCGCGACCACCTCGACCGGCGCGGTGGCGGCCCCCGCTCCGGCTCCCGCGAAACAGGGGCCGACCTCGGTGGCGTACGTCGAGGTGAATGACAACAGCATGCTGAACGTCGGCAAGTACACCCTCGCCAAGGGCGGTGGCAACGTCTTCGACGTCGCCGTGATCTTCGCGGCGAACATCAACTACGACACGACCAAGAAGGCGGCGTATCTGCACTTCAACGAGAACGTGCAGCGCGTCCTCGACAACGCCGCCACACAGATACGGCCGTTGCAGCAGAAGGGCATCAAGGTCGTCCTCTCGGTGCTCGGCAACCATCAGGGCGCGGGCTTCGCCAACTTCCCGACCAAGCAGGCGGCTTCGGCGTTCGCGAAGCAACTGTCGGACACCGTCGCCAAGTACGGCCTCGACGGCATCGACTTCGACGACGAGTACGCCGAGTACGGCAACAACGGCACCGGCCAGCCCAACGCCAGTTCGTTCGTGCACCTGGTGACGGCGCTGCGCGCGAACATGCCGAACAAGATCATCAGCCTCTACAACATCGGCCCGGCCGCCTCGCGCCTCTCCTACGGCGGCGTCAACATCTCGTCCAAGTTCGACTACGCCTGGAACCCGTACTACGGCACCTGGCAGGTCCCCGGCATCGCCCTGCCCAAGTCGAAGCTCTCGCCCGCGGCCGTCGAGATCGGCCGGACCTCGCAGAGCACGTCCGCCGCCCTCGCCCGCCGCACCGTCAGTGAGGGGTACGGCGTCTATCTGACGTACAACCTCAACGGCGCCGACCGCAGCGCCGAAGTCTCCGCGTTCACCAGGGAGCTGTACGGCAGTGACGCCGTCTACACGCCGTAA